The Mesorhizobium loti DNA segment TATCTGATCGTCGACGCGGTCTCGTCCTTTGGCGGCATGAAGACGCATCCGCAGGATTGTAAGGCCGACATCTATGTCACCGGCCCCAACAAATGCCTGGGCGCGCCTCCCGGCCTCACCATGATGGGTGTCAGCGAGCGGGCCTGGGCCAAGATGAAGGCCAATCCCCTGGCGCCGCGCGCGTCGATGCTCAGCATCGTCGACTGGGAAAATGCCTGGTCGAGGGACAGACCGTTTCCGTTCACGCCATCGGTCTCGGAAATCAACGGGCTCGACGTCGCGCTCGACCTCTATCTCAATGAGGGGCCGGAGGCGGTGTGGGCGCGCCACGCGCTCACCGCCAGGGCCATGCGCGCGGGCGTCACCGCGATGGGCCTGGCGATCTGGGCCGCCAGCGACAGCATCGCGTCGCCGACCACCACCGCCGTCCGCACCCCCGAAGGTGTCGACGAGAAGGCGCTTCGCCAGGCCGCGCGCGCCCGCTACGGCGTGGTGTTTTCGTCGGGCCGCGGTGAGACATTGGGGAAGCTGACGCGCATCGGCCATATGGGCCCAACCGCCCAGCCGATCTATGCGATCGCCGCACTCACGGCACTTGGCGGCGCCCTGAACGCAACCGGGCAGAAACTTGCAATCGGCAAAGGCATCGAGGCGGCGCTGGCCGTTATCGACGCCGACGCCTGAACCGACATACCAGATCACGGATTGAGGGAGTATTTTCATGACTGAACGGCTTGCGGGAAGAACGGCCCTGGTTACAGGCGCCGCACAGGGTATCGGCAAGGCAATCGCCGCGCGGCTTGCCGCCGACGGGGCGACCGTCATCGTCAGCGATATCAATGCCGAAGGCGCCAAGGCTGCCGCCGCGGCGATCGGCGGAAAGGCGAGGGCTATCGCCGCCGACATTTCCGATCCGGCCTCGGTCAAGGCGCTCTTCGCCGAAATCCAGGCCCTGACCGGTGGCGTCGACATTCTGGTCAACAATGCCAGCATCGTGCCGTTCGTCGCCTGGGACGACGTCGATCTCGACCATTGGCGCAAGATCATCGACGTCAATCTGACAGGCACCTTCATCGTCACCCGCGCCGGCACGGACCAGATGCGTGCGGCAGGCAAGGCCGGGCGGGTGATCAGCATCGCCTCCAACACCTTCTTTGCCGGCACACCGAACATGGCCGCCTATGTCGCGGCCAAGGGCGGCGTCATCGGCTTCACCAGGGCGCTGGCCACGGAACTCGGCAAATACAACATCACGGCGAACGCGGTGACACCCGGCCTGATCGAGAGCGACGGCGTCAAGGCAAGCCCGCACAACGAGGCGTTCGGCTTCGTCGAAATGCTGCAGGCGATGAAGGGCAAGGGCCAGCCGGAGCATATCGCCGATGTGGTTTCGTTCCTGGCCTCCGACGATGCGCGGTGGATCACCGGCCAGACGCTGAATGTCGACGCCGGGATGGTCAGGCACTAAGTCGGATAGCGACTGCTCAGCCCCCGCAATGCAACCGGCGGCCGTACCATGGCCGCCCGTCGCACTTGCCGGGTCAGGCTGCGTATCTGGCAATCACGCCGGGTTGCCTCGACCACTGGGCATACCAGCTGTCGAACAGCTTGAGTTGCGCCTCGACATAGCCGCGCTGGCTGTCGGTCAGGGCATCCGTCTCGTTGAAGTGCAGCTTGTATTCAGGAGCGCCCTTCAGCACCATCATGTGCTTGAAATAGAGCACCAGGTCGGGGCCCTCGTCGAAGGAGGACAGCACGGCGAGCGCGGCGTCCAGTTCCAGCGCGCGCTGGCGGGCCTCGACGTCGCCCTTGGCCGCGGCCTGGCTCAAGCCCACAAGGTGCAGCACCTCCTTCGGCAGGACGTTGCCGATGCCGGTGATGGCGCCGGACGCGCCGCAATTGACGAAGCCGTGGAAGACGGCGGTGTCGACGCCGATCATCAGCGCCACCTCATCGTCGCGGCTGGTGATGTTTTCCGCCGCGTAGCGCAGATCCGACGGGCCGCCAAACTCCTTGAAGCCGACCAGGTTCGGGTGTTCGGCGCGCAGCGCGAAGAACAGGTCCGCGCGCGTGGCAAAGCCGTAATAGGGGCTGTTGTAGATGACCGCGGGCAGGTCGGGTGCGGCGGCGAGGATCGCCTTGAAATGGTTGCGCTGCGCCGTCACCGAAGGCCCGCGCGACAGAACGCGCGGGATCACCATCAGGCCGCGAGCGCCGACCTTCTGGGCGTGTGCGGCATGCGCAACGGCCTTGGCGGTGTTGACCGCGCCGGTTCCGACGATCACCGGCACGCCGGCCTTCACCAGGCGCTCGACGCCTTCCATGCGCTGCTCGTCGGTCAAGAGCGGCCAGTCACCCATCGAGCCGCAATAGACCACGGCCGACATGCCGGCCGCGATCAGCTCGCGTCCCTTGCGCACCAGCGCATCGAAGTCGGGCTGGCGGTCCTGCGTGCACGGGGTCATCAACGCCGGCATGCAGCCGGAAAAAACATTGGGGGTCATTTCGGATTCTCCTTGAGGCTGGCACGCGGATTGACCAGTTTGTCCCGAAGCGGCATGGCTTGCCAAGCAAAATAGTCGTGGTCGCCAGGGACCGGCACAGGGAGCAACAATGCGCAGCAAAACCAGCATCCATGTCGTCGGCTGCCATGCCGAAGGCGAAGTCGGCGACGTCATCATTGGCGGCGTGTTGCCGCCGGCGGGCCGCACGATGATGGACAAGATGATCACGATGGAACGCGATCACGATCATATCAGGCGCATGCTGATCTGCGAGCCGCGCGGCAGCGTGGCGCGCCATGTCAATCTGCTGGTTCCCTCGACGCGCGAGGATTGCGCCGCCGGCGCCATCATCATGGAGCCGACGGAATATCCGCCGATGTCCGGTTCCAACACCATATGCATCGCCACGGTGCTGCTCGAGACCGGCATGGTGCCGATGCAGGAGCCCGAGACGCGCTTCAAGCTCGACATGCCGGGCGGGGTCATCGAGGTGCGCGCCGAATGCCGCGACGGCAAATGCGTCTCGATCACCTTCCGCAACGCGCCGGCCTTCGCCGAACGTCTCGATGCCGCCATCGAGGTTGAAGGGCTGGGCACGCTCACCGTCGACATCGCCTATGGCGGCATGTTCTACGCCATCGTCGACGCCAAGGCGCTCGGCTTTTCGGTCGCCCCCGACGAGGCGCGCGAGTTGGCGGTGGCCGGCGAGAAGGTCCGCCGGGCCGCGCGCGAACAGCTCGATGTCGTCCATCCGGAATTCGACCATGTGCGCGGCGTGTCGATCGTGCAGTTCGCCATGCCGTTCCAGGGGCCGGGCAACGTCACGCGCAACACCTGCATCGTCTCGCCGGGCCGCTCGGACCGCAGCCCGACGGGAACCGGGACATCGGCCCGCATGGCCGTGCTGCAAGCCCGGGGCTTGATGGGCGTCGGCGACGTGCTGATCCATGAATCGATCATCGGCTCGCGCTTCACCGGCAGGATCGTGGAACTGACGGAAGTCGCAGGGCGTAAGGCGATCGTTCCGGAGATCACCGGCCGGGCCTGGATCACCGGCGAGCACAGCTACTATCTCGATCCGACCGATCCTTATCCCCAGGGTTATGTGCTGTCGGATACCTGGGGCACCTCCACTTCGGTGAAGCAGTAGGACTCGTCGCGCCTGGGACTCAAGCGGGCCGAGGCCGCGCCAGGATGAAATCGTGCTCGACGTCCCAGAAGGGATTGTCGAACGCATAATCCCTGGCGCGCGACGGATCGTCGATGCGTCTGAACTCTGCCAGCAGGCTCTCCTTCACCCCGAACACGGCATCCGAATTGATGTAGGGATCGTCCGGATCGAAGATGTGGGTGGTCAGCGTCTCGAAACCATCGGCCTTGAGAATGTAATGCAGATGCGCCGGCCGGTAGGGATGGCGGCCAAGCGCGTGCAACAGCTTGCCGACCGTGCCGTCGTCAGGGATCGGGTAGAATTTCGGCTTCACCGCGCGGAACCAATAGCGGCCGTCGGCACCGGTGCGGAAGACACCGCGCAGATTGAAGTCGGGCTGGATGCCCTTCTGCTGCACGTCGTAGAACCCTTCGTCATTGGCCTGCCAGACGTCGAGCACCGCATTGGCGATCGGCTTGCCCTCGGTGTCGAGGATGCGGCCATGGATGAACATGTCCTCGCCCTTCTGATCGAGGCAGATGTTGGCGCCCATCGGCAGTTCCGGTGCGTCGGCCAGATGGAATGGCCCGAGCACCGTAGATTCCGAAGCGCCCGAGGGTTTGCGGTTGTTGATGGCGTCGACCAGCATCGAAACGCCGAGCACATCCGACAACAGGATAAACTCCTGCCGCCATTCGGTGGAGAGCTGGCCTGTTTTGGTCAGGAACAGGATCGCCTCGAACCATTCCTCCTGCGTCGGCTCGATCTCCTTGACCGCCTCATGCAGTTTCCGCGTGATGACCTCCATCACCGCCTTCAGCCGTTCGCTCCTGGCGTTCTTGTTGCGGCCGGTGACGACCTCGACCGAATTCGCCTCGGTGAAGAAGCCCTTTTCGTGCGCTTCCATATCGCTCACCTGTCCAGAATTGATGTCAGGGCGCGGCGCAGATCCGCCGTCGGATCGCTGCTGATGGCGTCCTTGCGCCAGGCTACATGCTGGTCGGGCCGCACCAAAAGCACGCCGCTGTCGCGGATCTCGCGGGCGCGCGCCCAGTCGCCGGAAAAGTCCTGCCAAGGCTGGCGCGGGCCGATGAGATGCCCCGTAATGTCGATGCCCAATTCCTTGCCGACTGCCTTGGCCGCGTCGAGCCAGCCTTGGCCGCCAATGCCGGTCAGCACGGTGAATTTGCCGTGCCCGGTCAGATCGAGCGTCGAGACCTTGTCGCCTCGATCCGAATGCACCCAGACATGCGGCAGACGCGCGCCCGGCCAGGAGGTCGGCTGGTGGTGCAATTCGGCGTCTCTGTCGAAAGCCGGCTCCTGCTGGCCGTCGGTGACGATGGCATTCGACCTGTAGCGCTGGTTCATCTCGACGCCATGGGCGTCGAATTCATAGACTTTTGAAGCGATGGTTTCGCGTATCTTGGCGCGTTGCGCTTCGGCCGCCGGCGTGTCGTCGCAGCGCGCGTCCATATTGCACTGCATCTTCACCGGGTCGATGGAATCGAGCAGGCCAAGCGCCTTGAAGATCGGGCCGAATTCCTCGATCGACTTGTTGGCGCGGGTGACGATCTGCCTGGCGACCGGCGCGCGCTCCTGTGAATAGCTGTCGAGCAGTTTTGGGCCGGCCTTGCCCTTGACGACATGGGCAAGCTTCCAGGCGAGATTGAAACCGTCCTGGATCGATGTGTTGGAGCCTAGCCCATTCGATGGCGGGTGGCGGTGGATGGCATCGCCCATGCAGAACACGCGGCCCTTGGAGGTCTCAGTGGCGTACATGTTGTTGACGGTCCAGGTCGATACGGACTGGATCTCGATTTCGAGCTCGGGATCGCCGACCAGATCACGCGCCACTTTTCTCGCGAAGGCCTCGTCGACCTTCGGTGCCGGCTGGTTGATGTCGTAGCCCCAGACGATCAGCCACTCGTTCCACGGCCGGATCATGCGCACCAGGCCCATGCCAATGCCACCGACATCGGCGCCCGGCTGCACCACCCAATAGAGCACTGACGGCCGGTGGGCGACGTATTTCGACAGGTCGGCCTTGAACAGGATGTTCATCGAGCCGCCTACGCCCATCTTGCCTTCGAAGGGCAGACCGGCATGTTCGGCGACCAGCGAATTGCCGCCATCGGCGCCAACCAGATATTTCGAGCGGATGGTGATGTCCTTGCCGGTCAGCCGGTCTCGGCAGGTCGTGGTGACGCCGTCGGCATCCTGGACATGGGAAAGGTATTCGGTCGACATCCGCGCTTGCGTGCCGCGCGAACAGGCTGTCTTGAACAGAAGCGGCTCCATGAAGGTCTGCGGCAAATCGTTCATGTGCGAAGGCGAGGACAAGAGATGCTCGGCACGGCTGAGCGGATGCTTGCCCCAACTGCGCATGCGGCCGATCTCCTCGCCGGCCAGCGACGTGCAGAACACGTTCTCGCCCATCAGATCCTGCTCGGTGGCATGCATATAGGCTTCCGCCTCGACATCCCTTCCGAGGTCGCGCAGCACCTCCATCGTGCGCTGGTTGGTGATGTGCGCGCGAGGCGTCGCGGCCAGCCAGCGGTAGCGGTTGATGACCATGTTCTCGACGCCATAGGTCGAAAGCAGCGCTGCCGTCGCCGAGCCCGCGGGCCCGGTGCCGATGGTCAGCACGTCGGTGGTGATGTCAGCCATGCGGCCCTCCCTTTTTGGCTAATGGTTCAGGTCCGCCGGTCAATCGGCGGCGAACGGGAAAAAGCTGGATGCCGGTGCGCTCGGCGAACAGGCCCCACAGGCCGCGCGGCGCAAACAGCATGATGACGATGCCGATCAGTCCGAGGATCAAGAGATACCAGGAGCCGTAATCGGCCAGCAGGTTTTGCAGAAGATAGAAGACGATGACGCCGACGATCGGCCCCTCGATGGTGCCGATGCCGCCGACGACGACGATGAAGATGACATAGGCGGTCCAATCGACGACGGAGAAGGCGGCGTCCGGTGAGATGCGGGCCTTCTGCACATAGATCAGCGCACCGCAAAGACCGGTGCCGAAGGCCGCCGCCAGATAGACCAGCGTCTTCATGCGGCGCGCGTCGACGCCGACCGATCGCGCCGCTTCCTGATTGTCGCGCACGGCGGCAAGCCCCAGCCCCTGCTTCGAGCGCAGCAGGCGGTAGACGAGGCCGATCGTGGCGATGGCCAGCAGCAGCGCCAGCCAGTAGGTGAGGATATCGCCGGCTTCGGACGATTTGACGCCGAACAGCTCACCAACCAGTTTCAGTGCCGGCATGTCGCGGGTCGCTTCGCGCGGCAGCGAGGTGCCGGTGCCGCCGCCCAGCATCTTCCACTGCGCCAGCGCCAGCCGCACGACTTCGGCGATGACCCAGCTGCCGATGGCGAAATAGGCGCCCTGCAAGCGAAACAGGAAGAAGGCGGTCGGGACGGCAAGCAAGGCGCTGGCAATGCCGGCGAGCAGGATCGCGGCCAGCGGGTCGAGCCCGGCGAGGATCACCAGGGCAAACATGGCGTAGGCGCCGAAGCCGACAAAGGCCTGTTGGCCGACCGAGACCAGCCCGGCATAGCCTGCGAGCAAGTTCCAGTTCTGCGCCAGCACCAGCATGGTGAGGATGAAGAACAGGTCCTGCAGCACGCTGCGTGAAGCGAAGAGCGGCGCGGCGAAAGCGAGCAGGATGAGGAGCGCGGCGACGATGGCGAATGTCGCCGATGCTTTGGTTCGGGTCTCGACTTTCCAGTGCGGGATTGTGACGTAGGTCATGGCGTTCAATCCAGCGCACGCGGAAACAGGCCACGCGGCCTGACCAGCAGTACCAACAGGAAGGCCAGGTGCCCGGCCAGAATCTGCCATTCCGGATTGATCGCGGCGCCAAAGGTTTGGGCGATGCCGATGACGATGCCGCCGGCGAGCGTCCCCCACAGCGAGCCGAGACCGCCGATGATCACCGCCTCGAAAGCGTAGATCAGCCGCGCCGGGCCGATGGTTGGATCGAAATTGGCGCGCGTGCCGAGATAAAGCGCGGCGATCGTCACCACCACCATGGCGATGCCGGTGGCGGTGGCGAAAATCCGCTTTGGCTGGATGCCCATCAGCCCGGCTGTGACCGGATCGTCGGAGGTGGCGCGGAAGGCGCGACCGAGCGACGTGCGGTAGAAGAGTTGGTTCAGCCCGACAATCACCGCGATGGCCGAAGCCAGGGTCAACAGCGGCATGACGCCGACATTGATCGGGCCGAGTGCCAGCGACGCCGATTCCAGTCCGCCAACCGAAATGCGTCGGCTGTCGGCGGTAAAACCTTCGAGCAGGCCATTCTGGATGACGATCGACAGGCCGAAGGTAACGAGCAACGGCGGCAATATGTCGGTGCCGAGCGTGCGGTTGAGCAAGAAGAATTGCAGTGCCCAGCCGATCGCGAACATCAGCGGCATTGCCACCAGGGCGGCGACGAAGGGATTGAGGCCAAGGGCCGAAACCAGCATCAGGATCAGGAAGGCGGCGAGCACGATCAAGTCGCCATGCGCCAGATTGACCAGCCGCATGATGCCGAAGACCAGGCTGAGGCCCGCCGCGAACAAAGCGTAGAGGCCGCCAAGCAGAATGCCCTGGATGATGGTGTCGAGCCACGCCATGTCAGGCCACCCCGAAATACGCAGCGTGGATCTTTTCGCGCGTCAGATCCGACGGCGCACCGGAGAGCGTGATGCGACCCTCCATCATGCAGTAGACGCGGTCGGCGACCATCAGCGCCTGGCCGATGTCCTGCTCGACCATGACGATCGAGGCGCCGGCGGCGCGGATGCGGGGGAAGGCGGCGTAGATATCCTTGATGACGACCGGCGCCAGGCCAAGGCTGATCTCGTCGCACAGCAGCACGCGCGGGTTGGACATCAGCGCGCGACCGATCGCCACCATCTGCTGCTGGCCGCCGGACAGCGCCGTGCCCGGATTGCCACGTCTCTCCCTCAGGATCGGGAATAGCGCGTAGACGGTGTCGAGACTCCAATGTCCTTCGACCGCGCGGCCATAGCGGCCAATGAGAAGGTTCTCCTCGACGCTGAGCGAGGGAAACAGTTTTCGCCCTTCGGGCACGATGGCAATGCCGCGCGCGACGATGTCGGGAGCGGGCAGGGCGCCGATCTTCTCACCGTCGAACAGCACCGCATCGGGCTGGTTGGCCAATATGCCTGATATCGAGCGCATCAGCGTCGTCTTGCCGGCGCCGTTGGCGCCGATGATGGCTATGGTCTCGCCCTGGTTCAGCGCGATGTCGACGCCGAACAGTGCCTGGAAGTCGCCATAGCGCGCGGTGAGGTTCCTGGTCTCGAGCAGCGCCATCAGACTTCGATCCCGAGATAGATTTCGCGGACCTCGCGCGACGCCATCACGGCATCGGGCGCGCCCATGCCGATAACCCTGCCGAAATTGAGCACCAGCAGCCGTTCGACCACCGAGTTCAGCGCGTGCAGCACATGCTCGATCCAGATGATCGACATGCCACCTTTGTGGATGGTGCGGATGGTGTCGACCAGCATGCCGCATTCGCCTTCGGTCAGGCCGCCGGCGATTTCGTCCAGCAACAGCAGCCGCGGCTCGGTCGCAAGCGCGCGGGCAAGTTCCAGCCGCTTGCGCTGCAATAGGCTCAAGGTCCCCGCTGGATGATTGGCGCGGTCGATCAGTCCTGTCTCGACCAGGATCTCGGCGCAACGCTCACCGACCTCGGCTTCAGTCTTGCCTGCCCCGAAGGCACCGGCGACCAGCAGGTTCTCGAACACGGTCAGTTTCTCGAAGGGTTGCGGGATCTGGAAAGAGCGGCCGACGCCGGCAAGGCAACGTTGCATCGGCGGCAGTCGTGTCACCTCGCGGCCGTCGAAGACGATGGTGCCGGCATCGGCCGATATGTTGCCGGTGATCAGGTTGAACAGCGTCGACTTGCCGGCGCCGTTCGGGCCGATGATGCCCAGCGCCTCGCCCTCGCCAAGTTCGAACGAAACCGCGTCGGCGACCGTCAGTGCGCCGAAGCGTTTCGACACATTGGAGAGGGCGAGGATGGCCATGGCTAGCCGATGGCTTCCATCTTGCCGCCGGTCGGAATGTTCGGCGCGGTCTTGTTGTCGGTGATGACGAGGTCATAGCCGCCGCCGTCCTTCAGCCGCCACTGGCCGCCGACCAGCGGCGTCTTGGCGATATTCTTGGCGGCAAAGGGCGGCAGTTTGGCACCGTCCCAGGCGATCGGCCCGACCAGCGTGTCGAGCTTGGTTGCGGCAATCGCCGCCGCCACCTTGTCGCCGTCGCCGGCTTCACCCGCCCGCTTCATCACATCCACCGCGATCTCAAACAGCGCGTGGACAAAGCCGATCGGCTGCGTCCACTGCCGGCCGGTGGCCTTGGTGAAGCCATCAGCCACCTGCGCCGAGCTTTCTCCGGTCAGCGACGATTTGAACGGGTGGTTGGGTGTCCACCAGACTTCCGACGACAGGTTGTGGCCGGACTTGCCGAGCGCCTCGACCGATTGCGGGAACAGCAGCGCCTTGCCGATCGAGGCCACCTTCGGCGCAAAACCCTGCTGCTTGGCCTGGTTCCAGAAAGTGGTGAAATCGGGCGGGATCATCACGCCGGTGATGATTTCGCACGACGCGCCCTTGAAGGCGTTGATCTGCGCGGAAAAATCGTCGGTCAGGTTCTGGTAGCGGCCGGTATCGGTCAGCCCGTAGCCGCCCTTGGCCAGCACCGGCGGAAAGCCGACCGTGCCATCGCCCCAGGCATTGCCGTCACCATCATTGGGGAAGAGCCCGCCCACCTTCTTGTTGGTCTCGACCTGCGCCCACATGTTGGTGAAGACGGCTATGACGTCTTCCAGCCCCCAGAAGAAATGATAGGCGTAGTTGAACGGCTTCCACGAAGCGGGATCGCTGGGATTGCCTTGCTGGCCGATGAACCAGGGCTGCCAGGGCGCCACGGTCGACAGGCACGGCACTTCCTCGGCCTCGCAGGTGGTGGCGACCGGATTGGTGGTCTCTGGCGTCGAGGCGACAAGCATCAGATTGACCTTGTCGTTGACGATCAATTCCTTGGCGACTTCCGCCGCGCGGTTGGGATTGGACTGGCTGTCCTTGACCACGACCTCGTAGTTGAGGCCGGCGGCCTTGGTGGCGGCCATAAAACCGTCGATGATGAATTTGTCGGCCTCGGCGAAGGCGGCGAGCGGGCCGGATTGCGGGCTGACATAGCCAAGCTTGATCGGCGCGCTCTGCGCGATCGCCGGCATGGGCAGGCCGCCGGCAAGCAGGCCGGTGGCGGCCGTATTCCGGATGAATTCGCGTCTGGTAATCACTGTTGTTCCTCCCTGTGTTGCCGTCAGTCCTGCGGACGTCTTCCCTCCCACGCGTCCTGCAACAGGGCGCGGATTGCGGCGCGGTCGAAAGGCCGCGGGTTCCAGTACGGGTTCTTCGTCGCGATCTCGGCGGCGCGGTCGAGGTCGGCCTGCTTGAGGCCAAGCTCCTTCAGCGTCAGCGGTGCGTCGACGGACCCGGCAAAAGCGTGGAGACCGCCGCCGGCACTGCCGCCAAAGAGATCGGCGACCGGCTTGAGCAGTTCGGGCACGGCGACGGCGTTGAAGCCGATCGTGTGCGGCAGCATCAC contains these protein-coding regions:
- a CDS encoding aspartate aminotransferase; its protein translation is MMRYPEHADPVITLTAGPVNAYPDVLRGLGRTVLYDYDPAFQLFYEGVVDKAQKAMRLSNKPVILHGEPVLGLEAAAASLIAPDDVVLNLASGVYGKGFGYWAKRYSPHLLEVEVPYNEAIDPQAVADMLKAHPEITVVSVCHHDTPSGTINPIDAIGALVSAHGGYLIVDAVSSFGGMKTHPQDCKADIYVTGPNKCLGAPPGLTMMGVSERAWAKMKANPLAPRASMLSIVDWENAWSRDRPFPFTPSVSEINGLDVALDLYLNEGPEAVWARHALTARAMRAGVTAMGLAIWAASDSIASPTTTAVRTPEGVDEKALRQAARARYGVVFSSGRGETLGKLTRIGHMGPTAQPIYAIAALTALGGALNATGQKLAIGKGIEAALAVIDADA
- a CDS encoding 3-oxoacyl-ACP reductase — translated: MTERLAGRTALVTGAAQGIGKAIAARLAADGATVIVSDINAEGAKAAAAAIGGKARAIAADISDPASVKALFAEIQALTGGVDILVNNASIVPFVAWDDVDLDHWRKIIDVNLTGTFIVTRAGTDQMRAAGKAGRVISIASNTFFAGTPNMAAYVAAKGGVIGFTRALATELGKYNITANAVTPGLIESDGVKASPHNEAFGFVEMLQAMKGKGQPEHIADVVSFLASDDARWITGQTLNVDAGMVRH
- a CDS encoding dihydrodipicolinate synthetase, translating into MTPNVFSGCMPALMTPCTQDRQPDFDALVRKGRELIAAGMSAVVYCGSMGDWPLLTDEQRMEGVERLVKAGVPVIVGTGAVNTAKAVAHAAHAQKVGARGLMVIPRVLSRGPSVTAQRNHFKAILAAAPDLPAVIYNSPYYGFATRADLFFALRAEHPNLVGFKEFGGPSDLRYAAENITSRDDEVALMIGVDTAVFHGFVNCGASGAITGIGNVLPKEVLHLVGLSQAAAKGDVEARQRALELDAALAVLSSFDEGPDLVLYFKHMMVLKGAPEYKLHFNETDALTDSQRGYVEAQLKLFDSWYAQWSRQPGVIARYAA
- a CDS encoding proline racemase translates to MRSKTSIHVVGCHAEGEVGDVIIGGVLPPAGRTMMDKMITMERDHDHIRRMLICEPRGSVARHVNLLVPSTREDCAAGAIIMEPTEYPPMSGSNTICIATVLLETGMVPMQEPETRFKLDMPGGVIEVRAECRDGKCVSITFRNAPAFAERLDAAIEVEGLGTLTVDIAYGGMFYAIVDAKALGFSVAPDEARELAVAGEKVRRAAREQLDVVHPEFDHVRGVSIVQFAMPFQGPGNVTRNTCIVSPGRSDRSPTGTGTSARMAVLQARGLMGVGDVLIHESIIGSRFTGRIVELTEVAGRKAIVPEITGRAWITGEHSYYLDPTDPYPQGYVLSDTWGTSTSVKQ
- a CDS encoding dioxygenase, with protein sequence MEAHEKGFFTEANSVEVVTGRNKNARSERLKAVMEVITRKLHEAVKEIEPTQEEWFEAILFLTKTGQLSTEWRQEFILLSDVLGVSMLVDAINNRKPSGASESTVLGPFHLADAPELPMGANICLDQKGEDMFIHGRILDTEGKPIANAVLDVWQANDEGFYDVQQKGIQPDFNLRGVFRTGADGRYWFRAVKPKFYPIPDDGTVGKLLHALGRHPYRPAHLHYILKADGFETLTTHIFDPDDPYINSDAVFGVKESLLAEFRRIDDPSRARDYAFDNPFWDVEHDFILARPRPA
- a CDS encoding monooxygenase FAD-binding codes for the protein MADITTDVLTIGTGPAGSATAALLSTYGVENMVINRYRWLAATPRAHITNQRTMEVLRDLGRDVEAEAYMHATEQDLMGENVFCTSLAGEEIGRMRSWGKHPLSRAEHLLSSPSHMNDLPQTFMEPLLFKTACSRGTQARMSTEYLSHVQDADGVTTTCRDRLTGKDITIRSKYLVGADGGNSLVAEHAGLPFEGKMGVGGSMNILFKADLSKYVAHRPSVLYWVVQPGADVGGIGMGLVRMIRPWNEWLIVWGYDINQPAPKVDEAFARKVARDLVGDPELEIEIQSVSTWTVNNMYATETSKGRVFCMGDAIHRHPPSNGLGSNTSIQDGFNLAWKLAHVVKGKAGPKLLDSYSQERAPVARQIVTRANKSIEEFGPIFKALGLLDSIDPVKMQCNMDARCDDTPAAEAQRAKIRETIASKVYEFDAHGVEMNQRYRSNAIVTDGQQEPAFDRDAELHHQPTSWPGARLPHVWVHSDRGDKVSTLDLTGHGKFTVLTGIGGQGWLDAAKAVGKELGIDITGHLIGPRQPWQDFSGDWARAREIRDSGVLLVRPDQHVAWRKDAISSDPTADLRRALTSILDR
- a CDS encoding inner-membrane translocator, which translates into the protein MTYVTIPHWKVETRTKASATFAIVAALLILLAFAAPLFASRSVLQDLFFILTMLVLAQNWNLLAGYAGLVSVGQQAFVGFGAYAMFALVILAGLDPLAAILLAGIASALLAVPTAFFLFRLQGAYFAIGSWVIAEVVRLALAQWKMLGGGTGTSLPREATRDMPALKLVGELFGVKSSEAGDILTYWLALLLAIATIGLVYRLLRSKQGLGLAAVRDNQEAARSVGVDARRMKTLVYLAAAFGTGLCGALIYVQKARISPDAAFSVVDWTAYVIFIVVVGGIGTIEGPIVGVIVFYLLQNLLADYGSWYLLILGLIGIVIMLFAPRGLWGLFAERTGIQLFPVRRRLTGGPEPLAKKGGPHG
- a CDS encoding ABC transporter permease, with product MAWLDTIIQGILLGGLYALFAAGLSLVFGIMRLVNLAHGDLIVLAAFLILMLVSALGLNPFVAALVAMPLMFAIGWALQFFLLNRTLGTDILPPLLVTFGLSIVIQNGLLEGFTADSRRISVGGLESASLALGPINVGVMPLLTLASAIAVIVGLNQLFYRTSLGRAFRATSDDPVTAGLMGIQPKRIFATATGIAMVVVTIAALYLGTRANFDPTIGPARLIYAFEAVIIGGLGSLWGTLAGGIVIGIAQTFGAAINPEWQILAGHLAFLLVLLVRPRGLFPRALD
- a CDS encoding high-affinity branched-chain amino acid ABC transporter ATP-binding protein, translated to MALLETRNLTARYGDFQALFGVDIALNQGETIAIIGANGAGKTTLMRSISGILANQPDAVLFDGEKIGALPAPDIVARGIAIVPEGRKLFPSLSVEENLLIGRYGRAVEGHWSLDTVYALFPILRERRGNPGTALSGGQQQMVAIGRALMSNPRVLLCDEISLGLAPVVIKDIYAAFPRIRAAGASIVMVEQDIGQALMVADRVYCMMEGRITLSGAPSDLTREKIHAAYFGVA
- a CDS encoding ATP-binding ABC transporter component, encoding MAILALSNVSKRFGALTVADAVSFELGEGEALGIIGPNGAGKSTLFNLITGNISADAGTIVFDGREVTRLPPMQRCLAGVGRSFQIPQPFEKLTVFENLLVAGAFGAGKTEAEVGERCAEILVETGLIDRANHPAGTLSLLQRKRLELARALATEPRLLLLDEIAGGLTEGECGMLVDTIRTIHKGGMSIIWIEHVLHALNSVVERLLVLNFGRVIGMGAPDAVMASREVREIYLGIEV
- a CDS encoding ABC transporter substrate-binding protein; this translates as MITRREFIRNTAATGLLAGGLPMPAIAQSAPIKLGYVSPQSGPLAAFAEADKFIIDGFMAATKAAGLNYEVVVKDSQSNPNRAAEVAKELIVNDKVNLMLVASTPETTNPVATTCEAEEVPCLSTVAPWQPWFIGQQGNPSDPASWKPFNYAYHFFWGLEDVIAVFTNMWAQVETNKKVGGLFPNDGDGNAWGDGTVGFPPVLAKGGYGLTDTGRYQNLTDDFSAQINAFKGASCEIITGVMIPPDFTTFWNQAKQQGFAPKVASIGKALLFPQSVEALGKSGHNLSSEVWWTPNHPFKSSLTGESSAQVADGFTKATGRQWTQPIGFVHALFEIAVDVMKRAGEAGDGDKVAAAIAATKLDTLVGPIAWDGAKLPPFAAKNIAKTPLVGGQWRLKDGGGYDLVITDNKTAPNIPTGGKMEAIG